A single region of the Paludibacter jiangxiensis genome encodes:
- a CDS encoding DUF3256 family protein has protein sequence MHRQIILLIFSMISLFSVSGQISVEKLFQTMPADLLWLDQSQRTELFAYFKDKKVDSIQNSLNGYCKLIDYNEETKHLLLKTSQKGSMEMQVLGAESSPFIAVIFTTCAPACQSHINFYSLEWKPFTMDFPTLSASDFIARGLSEYDLSIANRLLTPLFISYTFTEPGKTITASCNARQFLADDDWKELKPLLKSEQLSIKFEDGVWKIKK, from the coding sequence ATGCACAGACAGATAATTTTATTGATATTCAGCATGATATCGTTGTTTTCGGTATCGGGTCAAATCTCTGTTGAGAAATTGTTTCAAACGATGCCGGCCGACCTTTTGTGGCTCGACCAATCGCAACGAACAGAGCTGTTTGCTTATTTCAAAGACAAAAAGGTTGATTCCATTCAAAACAGTCTAAATGGCTATTGTAAGCTGATTGACTATAATGAAGAGACGAAGCACCTGCTGCTGAAAACCTCTCAAAAAGGCAGCATGGAAATGCAGGTTTTGGGAGCGGAATCATCACCGTTCATCGCGGTAATTTTCACGACGTGCGCTCCGGCCTGTCAGTCGCACATCAATTTTTATTCTCTCGAATGGAAGCCGTTCACAATGGACTTTCCCACTTTGTCAGCTTCCGATTTCATTGCCAGGGGATTATCGGAATATGATCTTTCTATTGCAAACCGGTTGCTGACTCCGCTTTTCATAAGCTATACCTTTACAGAACCTGGAAAAACCATAACAGCATCATGCAATGCCAGACAATTTCTTGCTGATGATGACTGGAAAGAACTGAAACCTCTTTTGAAGTCAGAGCAACTGTCGATTAAATTTGAAGATGGAGTCTGGAAAATCAAGAAATAA
- a CDS encoding glucosaminidase domain-containing protein — protein sequence MKKILNTLTVLFLASLCLTAQKRQPDYEAYIKKYQSIAVSEQKKYGIPASITLAQGLLESRAGKSPLATEANNHFGIKCSDWRGDTFFQNDDQKNECFRKYSNPKESYEDHSSFLAKRSRYASLFSLKSDDYKGWANGLQSTGYATSKTYASSLINLIELYQLNMLDSESSKLLASNKKKKKAVIEEKTIAEALAESSTVVSSDFGVIEEPFDHKVYKNNGVKYVLAKPGDTYKSIAREVNLPEKVLRYKNEVTDDYVLSVNEVVYLGAKKSKAAKNVPATHRVEAGESMHSISQTYGIKVKKLYQLNDITYGSPAVFGKVLNLK from the coding sequence ATGAAGAAGATTCTAAACACACTAACCGTACTTTTCCTGGCATCTCTTTGCCTTACAGCCCAGAAGCGCCAACCGGATTATGAGGCTTATATCAAAAAATACCAGTCAATTGCTGTATCCGAGCAGAAAAAATATGGAATTCCCGCAAGTATAACGCTGGCACAAGGATTGTTGGAGTCAAGAGCCGGAAAAAGTCCTTTGGCAACTGAAGCAAACAATCACTTTGGCATAAAATGTTCCGACTGGAGAGGAGACACTTTCTTTCAGAATGATGATCAGAAAAATGAATGTTTCCGCAAATATTCAAATCCCAAAGAATCATACGAAGACCATTCTTCATTTCTTGCAAAAAGAAGCCGATATGCTTCTCTTTTCTCATTAAAATCAGATGACTACAAAGGCTGGGCCAATGGTCTCCAGTCAACCGGATATGCAACAAGCAAAACATATGCTTCAAGCCTGATAAATCTTATCGAACTTTACCAGTTGAACATGCTTGATTCAGAAAGCAGCAAGTTGCTGGCTTCGAATAAAAAGAAAAAGAAAGCGGTTATAGAAGAAAAAACTATTGCAGAAGCGCTTGCGGAATCATCCACTGTGGTTAGCAGCGACTTTGGAGTAATTGAAGAGCCTTTTGACCATAAAGTATACAAGAACAACGGTGTGAAGTACGTGCTTGCAAAACCCGGCGACACCTATAAATCCATCGCAAGGGAAGTCAACTTACCTGAAAAAGTGCTCCGTTACAAGAACGAAGTGACCGATGATTATGTATTGAGTGTCAACGAGGTGGTTTATCTGGGAGCAAAAAAGAGCAAAGCTGCTAAAAACGTTCCTGCAACACACCGTGTAGAAGCCGGAGAATCAATGCACTCCATCTCACAAACCTACGGAATCAAGGTTAAAAAGCTTTATCAACTGAACGACATTACTTATGGTTCGCCTGCTGTATTCGGCAAAGTGTTGAACCTGAAATAA
- a CDS encoding replication-associated recombination protein A — MSAPLAERLRPKSLDEYIGQKHLVGERAILRKMIESGNLSSFILWGPPGVGKTTLAKIIANRLERPFYTLSAINSGVKDVREVIEKAKSNRFFNQPNPILFIDEIHRFSKSQQDSLLGAVENGTVTLIGATTENPSFEVITPLLSRCQVYVLKSLDKKDLQDLVKRALATDFELKQRNISIKEDDALLRFSGGDARKLLNILELVVNASPEEELVITNTLVTDRLQENLATYDKGGEMHYDIISAFIKSIRGSDPDAAVYWLARMVAGGEDPKFIARRLVISAAEDIGLANPNALLLANACFDALQKIGWPEGRIILSETAIYLANSPKSNSAYLAIDEALALVKETGDLPVPLHLRNAPTKLMKQLNYGKEYRYSHDGENHFIEQQFLPDELKTQSIWHAADNQAEQKQAEWLRKLWKGRF, encoded by the coding sequence ATGTCTGCACCTTTAGCCGAACGACTGCGCCCCAAAAGTCTGGACGAATACATCGGACAGAAGCATCTTGTGGGAGAACGTGCTATCCTTCGCAAAATGATCGAATCGGGAAATCTCTCATCATTCATTTTGTGGGGTCCTCCCGGTGTAGGCAAAACCACCCTTGCCAAAATCATTGCAAATCGGTTAGAGAGACCTTTTTACACACTCAGCGCTATCAATTCGGGCGTAAAAGATGTGCGGGAGGTGATCGAAAAAGCAAAGAGCAACCGGTTTTTCAATCAACCGAACCCGATTTTGTTCATCGACGAGATACACCGTTTCAGCAAATCGCAACAAGACTCTCTGCTGGGTGCTGTGGAAAACGGCACTGTCACTCTGATTGGAGCAACAACAGAAAATCCTTCCTTCGAAGTGATTACTCCGCTGCTGTCGCGCTGTCAGGTTTATGTCCTAAAATCACTAGACAAGAAAGATTTGCAGGATCTCGTAAAAAGGGCTTTAGCCACCGACTTTGAGCTAAAGCAACGGAATATCAGCATTAAAGAGGACGATGCATTGCTTCGTTTCTCAGGAGGCGATGCCCGAAAACTGCTCAACATTCTGGAATTAGTCGTCAACGCATCTCCCGAAGAAGAACTAGTGATAACCAACACATTGGTGACTGACCGCTTACAAGAGAATCTGGCTACTTATGATAAAGGCGGAGAGATGCATTACGACATTATTTCGGCTTTCATCAAATCAATCCGGGGCAGTGATCCCGACGCGGCAGTTTATTGGCTTGCCCGGATGGTTGCCGGCGGTGAAGATCCTAAATTTATAGCGCGGCGTCTGGTTATTTCGGCCGCAGAAGACATTGGACTGGCTAACCCGAATGCTTTGTTGCTGGCAAATGCCTGTTTCGATGCATTACAAAAGATAGGATGGCCTGAAGGTCGTATAATTTTGTCGGAAACAGCTATCTATCTGGCAAATAGTCCTAAAAGCAATTCGGCCTACCTTGCCATCGACGAAGCGCTTGCTCTGGTAAAAGAGACGGGAGACCTTCCGGTACCTCTACATCTGCGCAATGCTCCCACCAAGCTCATGAAGCAGCTCAATTACGGGAAAGAATACCGCTACTCACACGACGGAGAAAACCATTTCATTGAGCAACAGTTTTTGCCTGACGAGCTGAAGACTCAATCGATCTGGCATGCTGCCGATAACCAGGCGGAACAAAAACAGGCAGAATGGTTGCGCAAACTGTGGAAAGGACGGTTCTGA
- the glmS gene encoding glutamine--fructose-6-phosphate transaminase (isomerizing) → MCGIVGYIGTKAATDVLVDGLRKLEYRGYDSAGISIFEDSKIQVVKAKGRLDNLENKITSLGKPLGTVGIGHTRWATHGEPSDVNSHPHGNERVTIVHNGIIENYLQLKEKLVEKGYKFLSETDTEVVAVLLDYYYNGNPVETISTVIKNLKGSYALGIMFQDCQDKIFAVRKDSPLIVGIGEGENFIASDIPAILKYTRSYYLLEENEIAVIEKDKIDIVDTDGDPIQKEIFTATWDIEAAEKGGYPHFMLKEIYEQPTAITNTVSPRIINGAPDFGIKALTDEILKSFKRIWIVACGTAMHAGMVGKSVIEQLARVPVEVDIASEFRYRKPILNPDDDLVIIISQSGETADTLAALRLAKEQGVHTLAVVNVVGSSIAREANSVIYTWAGPEIAVASTKAYTVQLSVMYLFAIKMASVKGLIDEKETAKLCDDLLALPAKIEEVLQNADNCKFVASKFQNAHDIFFIGRGLDYSLSLEGSLKLKEISYIHSDAYAAGELKHGTISLITTDMPVVAIATQSHLFEKMISNIKEVRTRGAKVLLICKKGTERQADLSEYVIEIPDYNEYFSPILTAVPLQMFAYYTSVLRGCDVDKPRNLAKSVTVE, encoded by the coding sequence ATGTGTGGAATTGTTGGATATATCGGCACAAAAGCGGCTACAGATGTTCTTGTAGACGGGTTACGCAAACTGGAATACAGGGGCTATGATTCAGCCGGAATTTCCATTTTCGAAGACTCTAAAATTCAGGTTGTCAAGGCAAAAGGTCGGCTTGATAACCTCGAAAACAAAATAACTTCGCTGGGTAAACCTCTGGGAACAGTAGGTATCGGACATACCCGCTGGGCTACCCATGGAGAACCTTCTGATGTAAACTCCCATCCTCATGGTAATGAACGGGTTACTATCGTTCACAACGGGATTATCGAAAACTACCTTCAACTTAAAGAAAAGCTGGTTGAAAAAGGATATAAATTCCTTTCGGAAACCGACACAGAAGTTGTTGCCGTATTGCTCGACTACTACTACAACGGAAACCCGGTAGAAACCATTTCTACGGTTATTAAAAATCTGAAAGGATCCTACGCTTTAGGTATAATGTTTCAGGACTGTCAGGACAAGATATTTGCAGTCCGCAAAGACAGTCCGCTTATTGTGGGCATCGGCGAGGGAGAAAACTTTATTGCATCTGACATTCCCGCAATCCTGAAATATACCAGAAGCTATTATCTGCTGGAGGAAAACGAAATTGCTGTAATAGAAAAAGATAAAATCGATATCGTCGATACAGACGGCGATCCTATTCAAAAAGAGATTTTTACTGCCACATGGGATATTGAAGCTGCCGAAAAAGGAGGTTATCCTCACTTTATGCTCAAAGAAATCTACGAGCAACCGACGGCTATCACCAATACCGTTTCACCACGTATAATCAACGGAGCTCCTGATTTTGGTATCAAGGCACTAACCGATGAGATTCTGAAAAGCTTCAAACGTATCTGGATTGTTGCTTGTGGTACGGCAATGCATGCCGGAATGGTAGGTAAATCAGTAATAGAGCAATTGGCAAGAGTTCCGGTTGAAGTGGATATTGCCTCCGAATTCCGCTACCGCAAACCAATCCTCAACCCCGATGACGATTTGGTCATCATCATTTCCCAATCAGGAGAAACTGCTGATACCTTAGCGGCACTGCGATTGGCAAAAGAACAAGGCGTTCATACTTTGGCCGTAGTGAATGTGGTGGGTTCTTCCATCGCCCGTGAGGCCAACAGCGTTATCTATACCTGGGCAGGCCCCGAAATTGCGGTTGCCAGTACAAAAGCCTATACAGTTCAGCTTTCGGTTATGTATCTGTTTGCCATCAAAATGGCAAGTGTCAAGGGCTTAATCGACGAAAAAGAGACAGCAAAACTGTGTGATGATTTACTCGCGTTACCGGCAAAAATTGAAGAGGTTCTTCAGAATGCAGACAATTGTAAATTCGTTGCCAGCAAGTTCCAGAATGCTCATGACATTTTCTTTATTGGCCGTGGTCTGGACTACTCGCTGTCGCTTGAAGGTTCCTTGAAATTAAAAGAAATCTCCTACATTCACAGCGATGCTTATGCTGCCGGCGAATTGAAGCACGGAACTATTTCACTGATTACTACCGATATGCCTGTAGTGGCTATAGCAACGCAATCTCATCTTTTTGAGAAGATGATAAGCAACATCAAGGAAGTAAGAACCCGCGGAGCCAAAGTTCTTCTTATTTGCAAGAAAGGAACAGAGCGACAGGCCGATCTATCAGAATATGTTATTGAAATACCAGACTACAACGAATACTTCTCTCCTATTCTGACAGCTGTACCTCTACAGATGTTTGCGTATTACACTTCGGTGTTGAGAGGTTGTGATGTAGATAAACCGCGTAATTTAGCAAAATCGGTTACGGTAGAATAA
- a CDS encoding DUF2141 domain-containing protein — protein MKTLKRLGAAMAICMFAGCMCYAQKGTLIVSVKGVKEAKGNLMVAFGDQSNPKQMVYSMVPVTSTNAVTCTLKDVPTGSGGLYVYQDVNDNHQLDKDENQIPVEPCYQKEKVTIKEGENKIEIKLIDVKEMMGTK, from the coding sequence ATGAAAACACTAAAGAGATTAGGAGCTGCAATGGCAATCTGCATGTTTGCCGGTTGCATGTGTTATGCACAAAAAGGAACGCTTATCGTTTCGGTTAAAGGCGTAAAAGAAGCCAAGGGAAATCTGATGGTAGCTTTCGGTGATCAGTCGAACCCGAAACAAATGGTATATAGCATGGTACCGGTTACCTCTACCAACGCTGTGACTTGCACTTTGAAAGATGTTCCGACAGGATCGGGCGGTTTATATGTTTATCAGGATGTAAACGACAATCACCAACTGGACAAAGACGAAAACCAGATTCCGGTTGAGCCTTGTTACCAAAAAGAAAAAGTAACAATCAAAGAGGGCGAAAATAAAATAGAGATCAAATTGATCGACGTAAAAGAAATGATGGGCACTAAATAA
- a CDS encoding outer membrane beta-barrel protein codes for MRLLIKIGLILLLLTLCHILSAQNRIGYVTSSKGEPIEFATIAFFNGDKPVATAISDSVGRFTLAMADGRYHMKIRNLAYKPVDEDITASDQNLGVFKLTETAIGLNEVVVKASAITREADRFVMRIDKTPASLNKDASEILRLAPGVWVDENGVSINGASGSKVFINEREIKLSGKDLYNYLRNIQSSNIARVEVIPQAGAEYSADTNGGVVKIILRKQIEKGINGNLVFNTLQGKYLGEYDPSGTLNVSLNKWTFDASASGNITMKGKNEMAATRAYHNDDNTYFKSQSLMNQKTRSGIGKISAIYDADKRNSLGAEIEYSKQSTPNPTSANTLIIQNGLTAKGSSHYNQNENAENFNALLNYILKLDSLGSSLKVITNYTKKKVTGKNDYNSYFTTGSFVSDSIYRSNSTSNYKIFTADAMFNKALHGGAKYSAGIKYTRNSIADTVRYESYSTSKWQTLPDYSFLLNYTENIGAMYGTFAANIRQFSLSGGLRGEYTSVDGQNGYISRHYFDLFPSVNVTYSFDAMHTFMLIGQYSRNIERPNFWYLNPNRVQYSDYSYMVGNPELRPTYINNLGITAVYHYRYILSFGGHLHHDLIREVCKIDPTNPKITYITPENHYSENHYYIALIFPLKPVEWCNVNANLVGVKQDIRATANDPVMSHYLYFANITAGFKLPKKYYLELTYSGTSRLYSANSGINQRQLFHAVVKKQLFGDRVSAAIGINNIFDSKISYFSNTPYFTINSKGTEAQSSRYVKLSVQYNFKSGKSFKKRSVENSSVEEKSRLEKSTGIK; via the coding sequence ATGAGACTTTTGATTAAAATCGGACTGATACTGCTACTGCTTACCCTCTGCCACATACTTTCAGCACAAAACCGGATTGGATACGTAACAAGTAGTAAAGGAGAACCGATTGAGTTTGCAACTATTGCGTTCTTTAACGGAGATAAACCGGTTGCAACTGCAATCAGCGACTCTGTGGGCCGGTTTACTTTAGCGATGGCAGACGGAAGATACCACATGAAAATAAGAAACCTCGCATACAAGCCTGTGGATGAGGACATAACTGCTTCCGATCAAAATCTGGGAGTTTTCAAGTTAACCGAGACCGCTATAGGACTAAACGAAGTTGTGGTAAAAGCATCAGCTATAACACGCGAAGCCGACAGGTTTGTCATGCGCATCGACAAAACACCGGCCTCACTCAATAAGGATGCATCGGAAATCCTTCGCTTAGCCCCCGGCGTCTGGGTCGACGAGAATGGAGTCTCTATCAACGGTGCTTCCGGAAGCAAAGTTTTTATCAACGAACGTGAGATAAAGCTTTCAGGCAAGGATTTATACAACTACCTCCGTAATATTCAATCGTCGAATATTGCCCGCGTAGAAGTAATTCCGCAGGCAGGTGCCGAATACAGTGCCGATACCAACGGCGGAGTGGTTAAGATTATTCTCCGGAAACAAATAGAGAAAGGCATTAACGGCAATTTGGTTTTCAATACACTACAAGGTAAATATCTTGGAGAATACGATCCTTCCGGAACCTTGAATGTCAGCCTGAACAAATGGACATTCGATGCCAGTGCCTCAGGCAATATAACCATGAAAGGAAAAAACGAGATGGCCGCCACCCGCGCATACCACAACGATGACAATACTTATTTCAAATCGCAGTCACTTATGAACCAGAAAACACGCTCGGGCATTGGGAAAATAAGTGCTATTTACGATGCCGACAAGCGCAACAGCCTTGGTGCGGAAATAGAGTATTCGAAACAAAGTACACCTAATCCGACATCGGCAAATACGCTCATCATACAAAACGGATTAACAGCCAAAGGATCAAGCCATTACAACCAAAACGAAAATGCAGAAAATTTCAATGCGCTTTTGAACTATATATTAAAGCTGGATTCGCTCGGTTCCTCATTGAAAGTGATCACCAACTACACCAAAAAGAAAGTGACCGGTAAAAACGACTACAATTCTTATTTTACAACGGGCAGTTTTGTCAGCGACAGCATCTACAGAAGCAATTCGACATCAAACTATAAAATATTTACAGCTGACGCAATGTTTAACAAGGCATTACACGGAGGTGCAAAATATTCTGCCGGGATAAAATATACCCGAAACAGTATTGCCGATACCGTCCGGTATGAAAGCTATTCGACATCAAAATGGCAAACATTACCCGACTACAGTTTCTTGCTCAACTACACAGAAAACATCGGCGCAATGTATGGCACCTTTGCCGCCAATATCCGTCAATTCAGCCTTTCGGGCGGTTTAAGAGGAGAATACACGAGCGTTGACGGACAAAACGGGTATATCAGCCGTCACTATTTCGATCTGTTTCCGAGCGTTAATGTCACTTATTCGTTCGATGCCATGCACACTTTCATGCTTATCGGTCAGTACTCCAGAAACATCGAACGCCCCAATTTCTGGTACCTTAATCCGAATCGTGTTCAATATTCCGACTACTCGTACATGGTAGGTAATCCGGAGCTACGCCCGACATATATCAACAACCTCGGAATTACGGCCGTTTACCATTACCGTTACATCCTGTCGTTTGGCGGACATTTGCACCACGATCTGATACGTGAAGTGTGCAAAATTGATCCGACTAATCCTAAAATAACCTATATCACACCTGAAAATCACTATAGCGAGAATCACTACTATATCGCTCTTATTTTCCCGTTGAAGCCGGTCGAATGGTGCAATGTGAATGCTAATCTGGTCGGAGTGAAGCAGGATATACGAGCCACAGCCAACGATCCTGTTATGTCGCATTATCTCTATTTTGCAAACATAACCGCAGGATTCAAGTTACCGAAAAAATACTATTTAGAACTGACATACAGCGGCACAAGTCGTTTATATTCTGCCAATTCCGGCATCAATCAACGTCAGTTGTTCCATGCAGTTGTAAAAAAACAATTGTTCGGTGACAGAGTATCGGCAGCAATAGGCATCAATAATATTTTCGACAGCAAGATCTCTTACTTCTCCAATACGCCCTACTTCACCATCAACAGCAAAGGAACCGAGGCGCAAAGTTCACGCTACGTCAAACTCAGCGTTCAATACAATTTCAAAAGCGGTAAGTCGTTCAAAAAACGTTCGGTAGAAAACTCATCCGTAGAAGAAAAGAGCCGGCTTGAGAAATCGACCGGAATAAAATAA
- a CDS encoding winged helix-turn-helix domain-containing protein, translated as MFKELNPLLHSELRLGVMSILISVESADFTYIRKQTGTTAGNLSVQIEKLKEAGYIDVTKSFKGKMPCTTCKITSQGVEAFQQYVEALQSYLNPQHKKEG; from the coding sequence ATGTTCAAAGAATTAAATCCACTATTACATAGCGAGTTGAGACTTGGCGTAATGTCGATACTAATAAGTGTCGAGAGCGCCGACTTTACCTACATACGCAAACAGACCGGAACAACTGCCGGGAACTTAAGCGTGCAAATAGAAAAGCTGAAGGAGGCCGGATACATTGACGTAACCAAGTCTTTCAAAGGGAAAATGCCCTGCACGACATGCAAAATCACATCGCAGGGCGTTGAAGCATTTCAGCAGTACGTGGAAGCTTTGCAAAGCTATCTGAATCCACAACATAAAAAAGAGGGATAG
- the pnp gene encoding polyribonucleotide nucleotidyltransferase: protein MNVVTKTIELGDGRTITIETGKLAKQADGSVVVRMGDTMLLATVCAAADAVPGTDFMPLSVDYKEKYAAAGRFPGGFTRREGRPSDSEILVSRLVDRALRPLFPDDFHAETFVNVMLISADGVDMPDALAGLAASAALAVSDVPFNGPISEVRVARIQGKYVVNPTFDQLTEADLDVIVAATIDNIMMVEGEMDEVSELDLLEAMKVAHEAIKVHCQAQIELMEAVGKTVKRTYCHEVNDEDLRKDIHDKTFAKAFELAKSGNTDKHARVAAFKAVKEEYIAALEPEVAAEKGALISRYYHDVEKEAMRRAILDEGIRLDGRKTTEIRPIWSEVDYLPGAHGSAVFTRGETQSLTTVTLGTKMDEKLIDEALVQGKDRFLLHYNFPPFSTGEARASRGTGRREIGHGNLALRALKRMIPDDYPYVVRVVSDILESNGSSSMATVCAGTLALMDAGVAIKKPVSGIAMGLISENKGTNFAVLSDILGDEDHLGDMDFKVTGTRDGITATQMDIKVDGLSFEILEKALMQAHEGRMHILGKIAETIEDPREDLKPNAPRIVVITIPKDLIGAVIGPGGKIIQGIQAETGANVAIEEVGNIGRVEIAATNKASLDAAIARVKGITAIPEVGEVYTSKVKSIMPYGCFVEFLPGKEGLLHISEISWTRLETVEAAGLKEGDTIEVKLLDVDPKSGKFKLSHKVLVPRPHDQEKK, encoded by the coding sequence ATGAATGTAGTAACAAAAACCATCGAACTGGGCGATGGACGCACTATTACTATCGAAACAGGGAAGTTGGCAAAACAAGCCGACGGTTCTGTAGTAGTTAGAATGGGCGACACGATGTTGTTGGCAACGGTATGCGCTGCCGCTGATGCTGTCCCTGGCACCGATTTTATGCCGTTATCGGTTGATTACAAAGAAAAATATGCCGCTGCTGGTCGTTTCCCGGGTGGCTTTACCCGTCGCGAAGGTCGTCCTTCCGACTCTGAAATCCTCGTTTCTCGTTTGGTTGACCGCGCGTTGCGTCCTTTATTTCCTGACGATTTCCACGCTGAAACTTTTGTCAACGTAATGTTGATTTCTGCTGATGGTGTTGATATGCCTGATGCGTTAGCCGGTTTGGCTGCTTCGGCTGCTTTGGCTGTTTCAGATGTTCCTTTCAACGGACCTATTTCTGAAGTTCGTGTTGCTCGTATTCAGGGCAAATATGTAGTGAATCCTACTTTTGACCAACTAACCGAAGCTGATCTTGATGTTATCGTGGCTGCAACCATCGACAATATTATGATGGTAGAAGGTGAAATGGACGAAGTTTCGGAATTGGATCTGCTGGAAGCTATGAAAGTAGCTCACGAAGCAATTAAAGTACACTGTCAGGCACAAATCGAACTGATGGAAGCTGTAGGAAAGACAGTAAAACGTACCTACTGCCACGAAGTGAACGACGAAGATTTGCGCAAAGATATTCACGATAAAACATTTGCAAAAGCATTTGAACTCGCAAAATCGGGTAATACCGACAAACACGCACGTGTTGCTGCATTCAAAGCTGTAAAAGAAGAATACATCGCTGCACTCGAACCTGAAGTTGCTGCTGAAAAAGGCGCTTTGATTTCACGCTACTACCATGATGTAGAAAAAGAAGCTATGCGTCGTGCTATTTTGGACGAAGGTATTCGTTTGGATGGCCGTAAAACAACTGAAATCCGCCCTATCTGGTCTGAAGTTGATTACCTGCCGGGAGCTCACGGTTCTGCCGTATTTACCCGTGGAGAAACTCAATCGTTGACTACCGTTACATTGGGAACCAAAATGGACGAAAAGCTGATCGACGAAGCTTTGGTACAAGGTAAAGACCGTTTCTTATTACACTATAATTTTCCTCCTTTCTCGACCGGCGAAGCCCGTGCATCACGTGGGACCGGCCGTCGTGAAATCGGTCACGGAAACCTGGCATTGCGTGCTTTGAAACGCATGATTCCGGATGATTATCCATACGTTGTTCGCGTTGTTTCTGACATTTTGGAATCTAACGGTTCGTCTTCTATGGCAACTGTTTGCGCAGGTACATTGGCGTTAATGGATGCCGGTGTGGCTATCAAAAAACCGGTTTCAGGTATTGCAATGGGTTTGATTTCTGAAAACAAAGGAACAAACTTTGCAGTTCTTTCTGATATCTTGGGAGACGAAGACCACCTTGGCGATATGGACTTCAAGGTAACCGGAACCAGAGATGGTATTACAGCCACTCAGATGGACATCAAGGTTGACGGACTTTCGTTCGAAATTCTTGAAAAAGCTTTGATGCAGGCACACGAAGGCCGTATGCACATTTTGGGTAAAATTGCCGAAACTATTGAAGATCCTCGCGAAGACCTGAAGCCGAATGCACCTCGCATTGTGGTAATCACTATTCCGAAAGATTTGATTGGTGCTGTAATAGGCCCGGGCGGTAAAATTATTCAGGGAATTCAGGCAGAAACAGGCGCTAATGTTGCTATCGAAGAAGTTGGCAATATTGGTCGCGTAGAAATTGCTGCTACCAACAAGGCCTCACTTGATGCTGCTATTGCCCGCGTAAAAGGCATTACAGCTATTCCTGAGGTTGGTGAAGTATATACTTCCAAAGTAAAATCGATCATGCCTTACGGTTGTTTTGTAGAGTTCCTGCCAGGCAAAGAAGGCTTGCTTCACATCTCTGAAATTTCATGGACCCGCCTTGAAACTGTAGAAGCTGCCGGTTTGAAAGAAGGCGATACAATCGAAGTGAAATTGCTCGATGTAGATCCGAAGAGCGGTAAATTCAAACTTTCACACAAAGTTTTGGTTCCGCGTCCTCACGATCAGGAAAAGAAATAA
- the ilvN gene encoding acetolactate synthase small subunit, whose product MEKTLYTVIVFSENRPGLLNQVSIIFSRRQLNIESLTVSASSIEGVHKFTITVYTDEEEIDKVVKQIEKRIDVLKAYYYTDDEVIYQEVALYKVDTESILESDEIEQLVRKYNARFLEITRTFSVIEMTGHTDEIKELYYALDKFGVKQYVRSGRIAITKSTSELLSKFLSDREEEAKG is encoded by the coding sequence ATGGAAAAAACATTATATACCGTTATCGTTTTCTCTGAAAACCGCCCCGGATTGCTGAATCAGGTATCTATTATCTTCTCTCGCCGGCAGCTCAACATTGAAAGTCTTACTGTATCGGCATCTTCCATCGAAGGTGTTCACAAATTTACCATCACGGTCTATACCGACGAGGAAGAAATTGATAAAGTGGTAAAGCAAATCGAGAAACGTATCGACGTACTCAAGGCCTATTATTACACGGATGATGAGGTTATTTATCAGGAAGTTGCGCTTTACAAGGTTGATACAGAGTCGATTTTGGAAAGCGACGAAATAGAACAACTGGTACGCAAGTACAACGCCCGTTTTCTGGAGATTACCCGCACTTTTTCTGTAATCGAAATGACTGGCCACACCGACGAGATAAAAGAATTGTATTATGCTCTCGATAAGTTCGGTGTAAAACAGTACGTTCGTTCGGGTCGCATTGCTATCACCAAATCGACCTCCGAATTGCTCAGCAAGTTCCTCTCTGATCGCGAAGAGGAAGCAAAAGGCTGA